From the genome of Gemmatimonadota bacterium:
TCGACGCGTCGACGAAGATCAATCGCCTGGACTACAGGGTGACGTGGAACCGCGCCCTCGAGGGGGGCGGCGCCATGCTCGGCGACGAGGTCGAGATCAACATCACCGTCGAGGCGGTCAAGCAGTAACCGCTCGCTCGGGAGGGGAGACGGGGCGTCCGGTCATGGCCGGGCGCCCGCGTCCGCAGCCAATGCGGCGCCTGGCGTTCGTGCCTCGTTAGGTGCGGTGCCAGTCGCCCTCGTACTCCATGTACCGCGCGGTCTCCAGCGCCAGGTCCTCGCCGAGCAGTCGCGCGACGACGTGCAGCGACATGTCGATCCCCGCGCTCACGCCCGACGAGAGGATCACGCGGCCGTTGTCGACGATGCGCGCCCCCTCGCGAATCGCCGTGTGCGGTGCCACCGCGCGAAGCTCGTTGAAGGCGAGGTGGTGCGTGGTCGCGGCGAGGCCGTCGAGCAGGCCGGCGCAGGCGAGCACCAACGCCCCGGTGCAGACGGACAGGAGGTACTCGCACGCCGCGCCCTGCGCCGCGACCCATTCCAGCATCACCGGGTTCTTCATCTCTCGGCGTGTCCCGAATCCACCGGGGACGAGCAGAATGTCGGGGCGAGGGGCACTCGCGAAGGAGTGGAG
Proteins encoded in this window:
- a CDS encoding DJ-1/PfpI family protein is translated as MTIHSPHAGLAAVTRRTVAVVLFDEVEVLDFAGPFEVFSVCGRRSQLDPFDVFTVSERGQTIRARNGLVVTPLHSFASAPRPDILLVPGGFGTRREMKNPVMLEWVAAQGAACEYLLSVCTGALVLACAGLLDGLAATTHHLAFNELRAVAPHTAIREGARIVDNGRVILSSGVSAGIDMSLHVVARLLGEDLALETARYMEYEGDWHRT